From the Jilunia laotingensis genome, the window AATACTCCAATCCCCATTATCATTCGCTTCAATCATAAGCCAACCCTTGTCACTGTATGCGATATCCCAAGATATCAATGTAGCACCCTCAACGTTGACTGCCATATCATGTATTAAAGATAAAGCTTCATCCCATTTTGGTAACTTATAACCTACAATTTGAATATTCGTATCCGGGTGAATATTAAAATGCTCTCCCCTATAATTAATCGCATCCGTTTGAACGAATCCGTATTCAGGGTCAATGCTTGCATATATGCCTCCGGAACCGGCATTGTCCATTACGGCATTTCCTACGCCAATTCTCCAGGTCACGCCTATAATATTAACTTTACCCTCCAAAACGAATGTAACTACACGCAACGAGTTCACTGACTGCGGATGCATAATGGCCGTCTCTCTACCCTGATTAATAAGTTCTTCTACTACAAAAGCCCCTTTAGCAATCATTTCAGTAAAAAACATATTAATATCTGTTTCCTTTGAAGAGACAATTTTAATTCCATGTCCGGAATGTTCTTCCAAAGGCTTAAAAATAAAGTGCTTATGCTTATCAGCAAAAGATAAGAAATGGCCTTTATCTGTTTCATTATAACATCCCAACACATCACGTTTAAAGAATTTATGATATTTCTTATAACATGCGTATTTATCAGTCATTAATGACAAAATATTTTCTTTATTCAGAATATCACAGTAATGATATCTCAACTTATCGGATACAAAAGATGCCCTACAACGATATTTTTTGTCTATGAATCCATATATGCAATAATCTTGAAAACTTATGCCAAACCGATGTAAGCAATAGACCATATCACGCACAACGTCATCCACGGTATACCGTTTCAATTCTTCTTTATGCAATTCAATAGCCTCTTTCGCCAGTCGCACACCACCCTCATAGTATTCCCTATCAAAGATACTATAATACCCTACATATATTTTCTTCCAGAACTCCGAATTATCAGCTTTATGACTTAGCCAGTTCTCAAGTGGAGTATCAATCTTCCAACGTGCAATGCGGGGAGATATACCAAAATATCTATCTTTCATCACTCATCTCTATTTATAATCCTCTTCCGTGCCCCACAGTTTGGCAAAACGCTGGAGCCTGCGTTCATTCATAAACCATTTACAATAATCTTTCCACGAGTACCGTGGTTCATAGCCAAGCTCGGATTTCGTCTTACTGATATCAAGGACGAATTGCATGGCTGAACGCTTGTCCGGATCATACGTCACAACCGGCTTATTGTCCGGATCGGAGAACACATCAACAATGGCATGGATACGTTCATCAAGCGTAGAGCCCCCGCTACCTATGTTATACAATCCACCGTCAAGTCGGGACTCTGCACATTTCTCCACTATTTGCAAAAAATCTTCGACACAGCAGGTCTCAAGAAGACGCTC encodes:
- a CDS encoding sugar-transfer associated ATP-grasp domain-containing protein — its product is MKDRYFGISPRIARWKIDTPLENWLSHKADNSEFWKKIYVGYYSIFDREYYEGGVRLAKEAIELHKEELKRYTVDDVVRDMVYCLHRFGISFQDYCIYGFIDKKYRCRASFVSDKLRYHYCDILNKENILSLMTDKYACYKKYHKFFKRDVLGCYNETDKGHFLSFADKHKHFIFKPLEEHSGHGIKIVSSKETDINMFFTEMIAKGAFVVEELINQGRETAIMHPQSVNSLRVVTFVLEGKVNIIGVTWRIGVGNAVMDNAGSGGIYASIDPEYGFVQTDAINYRGEHFNIHPDTNIQIVGYKLPKWDEALSLIHDMAVNVEGATLISWDIAYSDKGWLMIEANDNGDWSIIQSNKKIGKKSELYSYMDEYFKLTSKNNG